The Breoghania sp. genome has a segment encoding these proteins:
- a CDS encoding ABC transporter substrate-binding protein, whose product MARKVAAGVLAATMLGAVCTQAARAEEKVVTAVMNSGLRTLDPIITTAHIVRDHAYMIYDVLVAQDDTFTARPQMADWTISPDGLVYTFTLRDGLMFHDGAPVTAGDAVASLERWGQRDSGGQLIFDVTVSLEARDDRTIVWTLKEPYAPLIDTLAKQSAIPPFIMPARVAATPADQAITDFIGSGPFRFVESEYQPGVRVSYEKFDGYVPRPEPASWMAGGKVVHVDKVTWVTMPDALTSINALLAGEVDYVEQIPVDLLPLVQGHDAVAVEVRDTLGFQAIGRMNFLYPPFNDVKIRKAAMMALSQQDIMGTLIGDPAYYRICGAIFGCGMPLEDEAGAKTLITGGDIEGAKKLLAESGYDGTPVVLMQPTNIPMIAAQPIVAAQALREAGFTVDMQAMDWQTLVARRASRAKPSEGGWNLFFTNWSVPEIGTPLINPMLNGRGEDAWFGWPTDETLEALRKDYIAAKTAEEQKAIAHKIQAHAMDVVNYIPLGQLLSPQGRSSKLVNMIPAPVPVFWGMDKLE is encoded by the coding sequence ATGGCGCGCAAGGTCGCGGCCGGGGTGCTCGCAGCGACCATGCTGGGCGCGGTTTGCACTCAGGCTGCCCGCGCGGAGGAAAAAGTCGTCACCGCGGTGATGAATTCCGGCCTTCGCACACTGGATCCGATCATCACCACCGCGCATATCGTGCGCGATCATGCCTACATGATCTATGACGTGCTGGTGGCGCAGGACGACACCTTCACCGCCCGCCCGCAGATGGCGGACTGGACCATTTCGCCCGACGGGCTCGTCTATACCTTCACCCTGCGCGACGGCCTCATGTTCCATGACGGGGCCCCGGTTACGGCCGGCGACGCGGTCGCCTCGCTGGAGCGCTGGGGACAGCGCGATTCCGGCGGGCAGCTGATTTTCGATGTCACCGTGAGCCTTGAGGCGCGCGACGACAGGACGATCGTGTGGACGCTGAAAGAACCTTACGCGCCACTGATCGACACGCTGGCCAAACAATCGGCGATCCCGCCCTTCATCATGCCCGCGCGCGTGGCCGCGACCCCGGCGGACCAGGCGATTACCGACTTCATCGGTTCCGGCCCGTTCCGGTTCGTTGAAAGCGAATACCAGCCGGGCGTCCGGGTCAGTTACGAGAAATTCGATGGCTATGTGCCGCGTCCGGAGCCTGCAAGCTGGATGGCGGGCGGCAAGGTCGTTCACGTCGACAAGGTGACCTGGGTGACCATGCCCGACGCCCTGACCTCCATCAACGCGCTGCTGGCGGGCGAGGTGGATTATGTGGAACAGATCCCCGTGGACCTTCTGCCGCTCGTCCAAGGCCATGACGCGGTCGCCGTGGAGGTGCGCGACACCCTGGGCTTTCAGGCCATTGGCCGGATGAACTTTCTCTACCCGCCCTTCAATGACGTGAAGATCCGCAAGGCGGCGATGATGGCGCTGAGCCAGCAGGATATCATGGGTACGCTGATCGGCGATCCGGCCTATTACCGCATCTGCGGCGCGATCTTCGGCTGCGGCATGCCGCTGGAAGACGAGGCCGGGGCAAAGACACTGATCACCGGCGGCGATATCGAGGGTGCGAAGAAGCTGCTGGCGGAAAGCGGGTATGACGGCACACCGGTCGTGCTGATGCAGCCGACGAATATCCCGATGATCGCCGCGCAGCCCATCGTGGCGGCGCAGGCTCTGCGCGAGGCGGGGTTCACCGTCGACATGCAGGCAATGGACTGGCAGACGCTGGTGGCGCGCCGCGCCAGCCGGGCGAAGCCCTCGGAAGGGGGCTGGAACCTGTTTTTCACCAACTGGTCGGTGCCGGAGATCGGCACGCCCCTGATCAATCCCATGCTGAACGGGCGTGGCGAGGATGCGTGGTTCGGCTGGCCCACGGATGAGACGCTGGAGGCTCTGCGCAAGGACTATATCGCGGCGAAAACCGCGGAAGAGCAGAAGGCGATCGCGCACAAGATCCAGGCGCATGCGATGGACGTGGTCAATTACATCCCGCTTGGCCAGTTGCTCTCGCCGCAGGGGCGCAGCAGCAAGCTCGTCAACATGATCCCCGCGCCGGTGCCGGTGTTCTGGGGCATGGACAAGCTGGAGTAA
- the cyoC gene encoding cytochrome o ubiquinol oxidase subunit III, which produces MQSVAQNAPARAYHLEHEPVHPEGSSTLLGFWIYLMSDCLIFAVLFATYGVLGTAYAAGPAPKDLFDLHLVAINTSMLLFSSITYGFAVIAMQNRAHRSTLFWLGLTALFGLAFLSIELYEFSELIHLGATPQRSAFLSSFFALVGTHGLHVAFGLIWLFTLMTQITRHGLIEANRRRLMCLSMFWHFLDVVWIGVFTFVYLMGMLR; this is translated from the coding sequence ATGCAAAGCGTCGCGCAGAACGCCCCCGCGCGCGCCTACCATCTGGAGCATGAGCCGGTTCATCCCGAAGGCAGCTCCACGCTTCTGGGCTTCTGGATCTACCTGATGAGCGACTGCCTGATCTTCGCAGTCCTCTTCGCAACCTATGGCGTGTTGGGCACTGCCTATGCCGCAGGCCCCGCGCCCAAGGATCTGTTCGATCTCCACCTCGTGGCGATCAACACCTCCATGCTGCTGTTTTCCTCCATCACCTACGGCTTTGCCGTGATCGCGATGCAGAACCGGGCCCACCGCAGCACGCTTTTCTGGCTCGGCCTGACCGCCCTCTTCGGCCTCGCCTTTCTCTCCATCGAGCTCTACGAGTTTTCCGAGCTGATCCATCTGGGCGCAACGCCCCAGCGCAGCGCCTTCCTGTCGTCCTTCTTCGCGCTGGTCGGCACCCACGGCCTGCACGTCGCCTTCGGCCTGATCTGGCTCTTCACCCTGATGACCCAGATCACGCGCCACGGCCTGATCGAGGCCAATCGCCGACGCCTCATGTGCCTGAGCATGTTCTGGCACTTCCTCGACGTCGTCTGGATCGGCGTCTTCACCTTCGTCTACCTGATGGGAATGCTGCGATGA
- a CDS encoding ABC transporter ATP-binding protein gives MVFKSRTLHDRPVVLEIADLSVRLAGDASARPILDRVSMTIRAGETACLVGESGSGKSVTALATMGLLPKETLEASDGRILLQGRNLLGLGPQAMRDVRASLVSMVFQEPRTALNPVMRVGAQIEEVLDAHMRLPKREKTRRVHDILHQVHLPEVERIYASYPHQLSGGQRQRIMIAMALILKPRLLIADEPTTALDVTTQKQILSLIAELQEKHDTAVLFITHDMGVVAEIADTVHVMRDGAIVESAPAGQLLRAPEQDYTRTLLKAVPSLAPRPARAAAEGPPVLEVDGLGKLYGRGRWFSAKAATQAARDVRFSIARGRTLGIVGESGSGKSTVARCILRLIDPSEGSVRVAGTEIARLSRRRLRPHRKHIQIVFQDPFRSLNPRWSVGQSLMEGLLNCGMDKGAALARAGELLALVGLPEDAADRYPHQFSGGQRQRIAIARAIAMEPDVLVADEAVSALDVSVQAQVLDLLDQLQKKLGLAIVFITHDLRVAAQICDEVIVMQKGVIVEHDTAANVLARPRNPYTRQLIEAAPGRGWDFANFRALQPAEEQEARPSPSME, from the coding sequence ATGGTGTTCAAGTCCCGCACTCTCCACGACCGGCCGGTGGTTCTGGAAATCGCGGATCTGAGCGTACGGCTTGCGGGCGATGCGAGTGCGCGCCCCATCCTCGACAGGGTTTCGATGACGATCCGGGCGGGCGAGACGGCTTGTCTGGTGGGCGAAAGCGGATCGGGAAAGTCGGTCACCGCGCTCGCCACCATGGGGTTGTTGCCGAAGGAGACCCTTGAAGCGAGCGACGGGCGGATCCTGCTTCAGGGGCGGAACCTGCTGGGGCTCGGGCCGCAGGCCATGCGCGATGTGCGGGCCAGTCTGGTCTCGATGGTCTTTCAGGAACCCAGAACCGCGCTCAATCCGGTCATGCGCGTGGGCGCGCAGATCGAGGAAGTGCTCGACGCGCATATGCGTTTGCCGAAGCGGGAGAAGACGCGGCGGGTTCACGACATTCTCCATCAGGTGCATCTGCCGGAGGTGGAGCGCATATATGCCTCCTATCCGCACCAGCTTTCCGGTGGCCAGCGCCAGCGCATCATGATCGCCATGGCGCTGATCCTGAAGCCGCGGCTCCTCATTGCCGACGAGCCGACAACCGCGCTCGACGTGACGACGCAGAAGCAGATCCTGAGCCTGATCGCGGAACTGCAGGAAAAGCACGACACCGCGGTTCTGTTCATCACTCACGACATGGGCGTGGTGGCGGAGATCGCCGACACGGTGCATGTGATGCGCGACGGCGCGATCGTGGAAAGCGCGCCCGCGGGCCAACTCCTGCGCGCCCCGGAGCAAGACTATACCCGCACGTTGCTGAAAGCCGTGCCAAGCCTTGCGCCGCGTCCTGCGCGCGCCGCAGCCGAAGGCCCGCCGGTTCTGGAGGTGGACGGTCTTGGAAAGCTCTATGGTCGGGGACGCTGGTTTTCGGCAAAGGCGGCGACACAGGCGGCGCGCGATGTGCGTTTTTCCATCGCGCGCGGGCGTACGCTCGGCATTGTCGGCGAAAGCGGCTCGGGCAAGTCCACAGTCGCGCGCTGCATCCTGCGGCTGATCGATCCGAGCGAGGGCTCGGTCCGGGTTGCGGGAACCGAGATCGCCCGGCTTTCGCGGCGCAGGCTGAGGCCACATCGCAAACACATCCAGATCGTCTTTCAGGATCCGTTCCGCTCGCTCAATCCACGCTGGAGCGTCGGGCAGAGCCTCATGGAGGGGCTGCTCAATTGCGGCATGGACAAGGGGGCAGCCCTGGCGCGGGCGGGCGAGCTGCTGGCTCTGGTCGGTCTGCCGGAGGATGCGGCGGATCGCTATCCTCACCAGTTTTCCGGTGGCCAGCGCCAGCGCATCGCGATTGCCCGCGCCATCGCCATGGAGCCTGATGTGCTGGTGGCGGACGAGGCGGTCTCCGCGCTCGATGTCTCCGTTCAGGCGCAGGTGCTCGATCTGCTGGATCAGCTTCAGAAGAAGCTCGGCCTCGCCATTGTCTTCATCACGCATGATCTTCGCGTTGCCGCGCAAATCTGCGACGAAGTAATTGTGATGCAAAAGGGGGTCATCGTGGAGCATGATACGGCGGCCAATGTTCTGGCGCGGCCCCGCAACCCCTATACGCGTCAACTGATCGAAGCCGCCCCGGGCCGGGGATGGGACTTCGCCAATTTTCGTGCGCTTCAACCTGCCGAAGAGCAGGAGGCGCGACCTTCACCTTCCATGGAGTAA
- the cyoD gene encoding cytochrome o ubiquinol oxidase subunit IV, producing MEHHGHSPDHGPHDTAPSHATTRGYMTGFVASLILTAIPFWLVMSGMLDKQATIFVIMGMAVIQICVHMVFFLHMDAKSEGGWNLLALAFTIIIVAITLAGSLWVMYHLNTNMMPTHDMRQLP from the coding sequence ATGGAACACCACGGCCACAGCCCCGATCACGGGCCTCACGACACCGCCCCCTCCCATGCCACCACCCGCGGCTACATGACGGGGTTTGTCGCGTCGCTCATCCTGACGGCGATCCCGTTCTGGCTGGTGATGAGCGGGATGCTGGACAAACAGGCGACGATCTTCGTCATCATGGGCATGGCCGTCATCCAGATCTGCGTCCACATGGTCTTCTTCCTCCATATGGACGCAAAATCGGAAGGCGGCTGGAACCTGCTGGCGCTCGCCTTCACGATCATCATCGTGGCGATCACGCTCGCGGGCTCGCTGTGGGTGATGTACCACCTCAACACCAACATGATGCCGACGCACGACATGAGGCAGTTGCCGTGA
- a CDS encoding LysR family transcriptional regulator, translating into MIDKLEMFIALAKQKHFGHAAEECRVTQPTLSAAIKQLEDQLGVKLVQRGSRFQGLTPEGMRVLEWARRIVADSRAMQEEMQAARFGLTGSVRIAVVPTALSMVRDLTAPFCTRHPDVRVTVLARSSVEILSLVVNLEVDAGITYLDNEPLGRMTSVPLYKEHYSFVSTKGGPFADRESITWSEASRAPLCLLTESMQNRRIIEKHLSDAGVEAAPTLESDSIIALFTHIQTGKWSSIMPSRLAETFSHMPNLRALPISDPNSSHIIGIVANFREPHTPAISALLQQARAISAV; encoded by the coding sequence ATGATCGACAAGCTTGAGATGTTCATCGCCCTGGCGAAACAAAAGCACTTTGGCCATGCGGCGGAGGAATGCCGCGTCACCCAACCGACCCTGTCCGCCGCTATCAAGCAACTGGAAGACCAACTCGGCGTCAAGCTCGTCCAGCGCGGATCGCGTTTTCAGGGTCTGACGCCGGAAGGCATGCGGGTGCTGGAATGGGCCCGCCGCATCGTCGCCGACAGCCGTGCCATGCAGGAGGAGATGCAGGCCGCCCGCTTCGGGCTCACCGGCTCGGTACGCATCGCCGTGGTTCCGACCGCGCTTTCCATGGTCAGGGACCTGACCGCCCCATTCTGCACGCGCCACCCGGATGTCCGCGTCACCGTTCTGGCGCGCTCTTCGGTGGAGATCCTGTCGCTTGTCGTCAATCTGGAGGTCGATGCCGGGATCACCTATCTCGACAACGAGCCGCTGGGCCGGATGACCTCCGTCCCCCTCTACAAGGAGCACTATTCCTTCGTCAGCACGAAAGGCGGCCCGTTCGCCGACCGCGAAAGCATTACATGGTCAGAGGCCTCCCGTGCTCCTTTGTGCCTCTTGACCGAAAGCATGCAGAACCGGCGGATCATCGAGAAACACCTCAGTGACGCTGGGGTAGAAGCCGCTCCGACACTTGAATCGGACAGCATCATTGCCCTTTTTACCCACATCCAGACGGGCAAATGGTCGAGCATCATGCCATCCAGACTGGCGGAGACCTTCTCCCATATGCCCAACCTGCGCGCCCTGCCGATCAGCGATCCAAATTCCTCTCATATAATTGGAATTGTTGCCAATTTCCGCGAACCGCACACCCCTGCGATCTCGGCATTGCTGCAACAGGCGCGGGCGATCTCGGCCGTGTGA
- a CDS encoding ABC transporter permease, with translation MQIVLGALSLPRASRLGAAPLIAAGVLVLIIAASVSAPLYIPHDPLAIDALHRLKGPSPAHLLGTDNFGRDLFSRVMMGGRVSLFIGVGAALVSVMLGLAIGLVSGFFRLADAIIMRIMDSLMAIPSILLAIAFVALNGPSLWSVIAAITISEIPRVVRLVRSVVLSAREEPYVEAAIALGSSMPKILIQHLLPNTLAPLIVQGTYICASAILVEAILSFLGAGVSSEIPTWGNIMAEGRLYFQIKPMLIFWPGLMLSVCILAINLLGDTARDLIDPRLRQREA, from the coding sequence ATGCAGATCGTGCTCGGCGCCCTGTCGCTGCCGAGGGCTTCGCGCCTTGGCGCCGCGCCGCTGATCGCGGCGGGCGTGCTGGTGCTGATCATCGCGGCCTCGGTGAGCGCGCCGCTCTATATTCCGCATGATCCGCTTGCCATAGACGCGCTGCACCGGCTCAAGGGGCCAAGCCCGGCGCACCTTCTGGGCACGGACAATTTCGGTCGCGACCTCTTTTCCCGCGTCATGATGGGGGGGCGGGTGTCGCTTTTCATCGGCGTCGGGGCAGCCTTGGTCAGCGTGATGCTGGGGCTCGCCATCGGGCTTGTCTCTGGCTTCTTCCGTTTGGCCGACGCGATCATCATGCGGATCATGGACAGCCTCATGGCGATCCCCTCCATCCTGCTGGCCATCGCCTTCGTCGCGCTGAACGGGCCGAGCCTGTGGTCGGTGATTGCCGCGATCACGATTTCCGAGATACCGCGCGTGGTCAGGCTGGTCAGATCCGTGGTGCTTTCGGCGCGCGAGGAGCCCTATGTGGAAGCGGCGATCGCGCTTGGATCCTCCATGCCGAAGATCCTGATCCAGCACCTGCTGCCCAACACGCTGGCCCCGCTCATCGTGCAGGGCACCTATATCTGTGCCTCCGCCATCCTTGTGGAGGCGATCCTGTCCTTTCTGGGGGCGGGCGTTTCGAGCGAAATCCCGACCTGGGGCAACATCATGGCGGAGGGGCGGCTCTATTTTCAGATCAAGCCGATGCTGATCTTCTGGCCGGGGCTGATGCTGTCGGTCTGTATTCTCGCGATCAATCTTCTTGGCGACACCGCGCGCGATCTGATCGATCCGCGGCTCAGACAGCGGGAGGCGTGA
- a CDS encoding M20 aminoacylase family protein — protein MPVLPLIETYADELTAVRRDIHAHPELGFEEERTSSIVAEMLTSWGIEVHRGIGKTGVVGVLQGKGGGTRSIGLRADMDALAMDELTNLPYASQNPGRFHGCGHDAHTTMLLGAARYLAETRDFDGRVVFIFQPAEEGRGGAKAMIADGLFEKFPCDEIYGMHNDPMADENTFAIKPGVEMAGASIFEITINGVGSHAAHPHQSHDPVMVATQLVQALQSVVSRNVRPTDPAVLSVTQIHAGSAFNVVPDKATIAGTIRCFSEEVRDMMHARVEDICAGLARSFDVEIDAKVTPLFSVLKNDEALSHAYVDAARDILGEDRVTVSDKLITGSEDFSDMLAVVPGAYCRIGHKGGVPLHNSGFIVDDDMLPVGASVMARIVEKRLPL, from the coding sequence ATGCCCGTTCTGCCGCTGATAGAGACCTATGCCGATGAACTGACCGCGGTGCGCCGCGATATCCATGCCCATCCTGAACTCGGCTTCGAGGAAGAGCGCACCTCGTCAATTGTCGCGGAAATGCTCACCTCATGGGGCATCGAGGTCCATCGTGGCATCGGCAAGACCGGGGTCGTGGGCGTTTTGCAGGGCAAGGGCGGCGGCACGCGTTCCATCGGCCTGCGCGCCGACATGGATGCGCTGGCGATGGATGAACTGACGAACCTTCCCTACGCCTCGCAAAATCCCGGTCGCTTCCATGGGTGCGGCCATGATGCCCATACCACCATGTTGCTGGGCGCGGCGCGCTATCTGGCCGAAACGCGGGATTTCGACGGTCGGGTGGTGTTCATCTTCCAGCCTGCGGAAGAGGGGCGCGGCGGGGCCAAGGCCATGATCGCGGACGGGCTTTTCGAGAAGTTTCCCTGCGACGAGATCTACGGCATGCACAACGATCCGATGGCGGATGAAAACACCTTCGCGATCAAGCCGGGCGTGGAAATGGCCGGGGCGAGTATCTTCGAGATCACCATCAATGGCGTTGGCAGCCACGCCGCCCATCCGCACCAGTCACATGACCCGGTCATGGTCGCGACCCAGCTTGTGCAGGCCCTGCAATCGGTGGTCAGCCGGAACGTGCGGCCGACCGATCCGGCGGTTCTTTCCGTGACCCAGATCCATGCGGGCTCCGCCTTCAACGTGGTGCCGGACAAGGCCACGATTGCCGGCACGATCCGCTGTTTCTCCGAGGAGGTGCGGGACATGATGCACGCGCGGGTGGAAGACATCTGCGCCGGTCTCGCCCGCAGCTTCGACGTCGAGATCGACGCGAAGGTCACGCCGTTATTCTCGGTCTTGAAGAACGATGAGGCCCTTTCGCACGCCTATGTGGATGCGGCGCGCGATATTCTGGGCGAGGACAGGGTTACGGTTTCGGACAAGCTGATCACCGGCAGCGAGGATTTCTCTGACATGCTCGCCGTGGTGCCCGGCGCCTATTGCCGGATCGGCCACAAGGGCGGTGTGCCGCTGCACAATTCCGGCTTTATCGTCGATGACGACATGCTGCCGGTCGGGGCTTCGGTGATGGCGCGCATCGTTGAAAAGCGCCTGCCGCTGTAA
- a CDS encoding formate dehydrogenase subunit gamma: protein MLHQPPTDRVTERVTQIVAEHADREGPLLPILHDVQEELGHVPEEAVAAIAAALNLSRAEVHGVVSFYHDFRARPAGRHVIKICRAEACQSMGGDALSERAHALLGIGWNETSADGSVTLEAVYCLGLCACAPAATVDGKLVARLDEKRLDAIVEEVRA from the coding sequence ATGCTGCATCAGCCCCCGACGGATCGGGTCACTGAACGTGTGACCCAAATCGTTGCTGAGCACGCAGATCGAGAGGGTCCGCTGCTGCCGATCCTGCATGATGTGCAGGAAGAACTCGGCCATGTTCCGGAAGAAGCCGTCGCCGCGATCGCCGCCGCCTTGAACCTCTCGCGCGCCGAGGTGCACGGAGTGGTGAGCTTCTATCATGATTTCCGTGCCCGCCCGGCGGGCCGCCACGTCATCAAGATCTGCCGCGCGGAGGCCTGCCAGTCCATGGGAGGAGACGCCCTGTCGGAACGCGCCCACGCCCTGCTCGGCATCGGCTGGAACGAGACGTCCGCCGACGGCTCGGTGACGCTCGAAGCCGTCTACTGCCTCGGCCTGTGCGCCTGCGCGCCTGCCGCAACCGTTGACGGCAAGCTTGTCGCCAGGCTCGACGAGAAACGGCTCGACGCCATCGTCGAGGAGGTGCGCGCATGA
- a CDS encoding SURF1 family protein, translating into MAGAADRRAREATGPHRRSRATLALVGSLIVLGMVAGAALGVWQVKRLGWKLALIERVEARIHAPAVPAPGPKDWPAITRDTAEYRHISVTGYFDDARETLVRATTDLGSGYWVVTPFETERGFTVLVNRGFVPPDRKAPASRPAPAGNGLTTLSGLLRMSEPGGAFLRENAPDDERWYSRDVGAIAKARGLGHIAPYFLDADAVASPPGTYPIGGLTIVRFHNNHLVYAITWFSLALMSLGAGLYILREERRAARR; encoded by the coding sequence ATGGCCGGGGCTGCCGATCGGCGCGCGCGTGAGGCGACGGGGCCGCACCGGCGGTCCCGCGCAACGCTTGCGCTTGTGGGAAGCCTCATCGTTCTCGGCATGGTCGCAGGCGCCGCGCTCGGCGTCTGGCAGGTCAAGCGGCTTGGCTGGAAACTGGCCCTGATCGAACGGGTGGAGGCCCGCATCCATGCCCCCGCCGTGCCCGCACCAGGTCCGAAAGACTGGCCGGCAATCACCCGCGACACGGCCGAGTACCGCCACATCTCCGTGACAGGGTACTTCGACGATGCCCGTGAGACGCTGGTGCGCGCCACCACGGATCTGGGCTCCGGCTATTGGGTCGTCACACCCTTTGAAACGGAACGCGGCTTCACCGTTCTCGTCAACCGCGGCTTTGTCCCGCCGGACAGAAAAGCCCCAGCCTCACGCCCTGCCCCGGCAGGCAACGGCCTCACCACGCTTTCCGGCCTCCTGCGCATGAGCGAGCCGGGCGGCGCCTTCCTGCGCGAGAACGCACCCGATGACGAGCGCTGGTATTCCCGCGACGTGGGCGCGATCGCCAAGGCACGCGGCCTTGGACACATCGCGCCCTATTTTCTGGATGCCGACGCCGTCGCCTCGCCGCCCGGGACTTACCCCATCGGCGGCCTGACCATCGTGCGCTTTCACAACAACCATCTCGTCTATGCGATCACCTGGTTTTCGCTGGCGTTGATGTCGCTGGGCGCGGGCCTCTATATCCTGCGCGAGGAGCGCCGCGCCGCACGGCGCTGA
- a CDS encoding ABC transporter permease — protein sequence MIGYFVRRVLAVIPVMAIVGVFVFLLLRLTPGDPAAILAGDAATPAQLGRIRASLGLNEPLPEQFATWVGQLLQGDLGISLISNTPVTQMIGQRIWPTLNIALLTIVLSVVIAVPMGVVAAWRHRSWVDHTVMSLSVLGFSVPVFVIGYVLIQTFSIQLRWLPVQGYTAPGTDFGKFLAHAILPCLTLAAIYVALIARMTRASLLEVLGEDYIRTARAKGVSERHVLFRHGLRNAAVPILTVIGSGFALLIGGVVVTETVFNIPGLGRLTVDAVLARDYPVIQGIILLMSALYVLVNLLIDLSYSLVDPRIRY from the coding sequence ATGATTGGCTATTTCGTGAGACGTGTGCTTGCAGTGATCCCGGTCATGGCGATCGTGGGGGTGTTCGTCTTCCTGTTGCTCCGGCTGACGCCGGGCGATCCGGCGGCGATTCTCGCGGGCGATGCGGCGACCCCCGCCCAGCTTGGACGGATCCGCGCCTCGCTGGGGCTCAACGAGCCGCTTCCTGAGCAATTCGCCACATGGGTGGGGCAGTTGTTGCAGGGGGATCTGGGCATCTCGCTCATTTCCAACACCCCCGTGACGCAGATGATCGGCCAACGTATCTGGCCAACCCTCAACATCGCCCTCCTGACGATCGTTCTCTCCGTCGTGATCGCGGTGCCGATGGGCGTGGTGGCGGCGTGGCGGCATCGTTCCTGGGTGGATCACACGGTGATGAGCCTTTCGGTGCTGGGCTTTTCCGTGCCGGTTTTCGTCATCGGCTATGTGCTGATCCAGACCTTTTCCATCCAATTGCGCTGGTTGCCGGTGCAGGGCTACACCGCGCCGGGCACGGATTTCGGCAAGTTTCTCGCCCACGCGATCCTGCCCTGCCTGACGCTGGCCGCCATCTATGTGGCGCTGATCGCCCGGATGACGCGGGCGAGCCTGCTGGAGGTTCTGGGCGAGGATTATATCCGCACCGCGCGCGCCAAGGGGGTGAGCGAGAGGCATGTCCTCTTCCGCCATGGCCTGAGAAACGCGGCGGTGCCGATCCTCACCGTCATCGGCTCCGGCTTCGCGCTGCTCATCGGCGGTGTGGTGGTGACGGAAACCGTCTTCAACATTCCCGGCCTCGGGCGTCTCACCGTCGATGCGGTTCTGGCGCGCGACTATCCGGTCATTCAGGGCATCATCCTGCTGATGAGCGCGCTCTATGTGCTGGTCAATCTGCTGATCGACCTCTCCTACAGCCTTGTTGATCCGAGAATCCGATACTGA